One stretch of Zerene cesonia ecotype Mississippi chromosome 20, Zerene_cesonia_1.1, whole genome shotgun sequence DNA includes these proteins:
- the LOC119835046 gene encoding sorting nexin-13-like isoform X3 has protein sequence MAYRILAWFSLISVITIALLGFGLYLTLLTFIISFIAGILTILHLNFDTRKIFTSDIDCLDDPLQETNFSFQSPKILQLFENEAPLPKFDSRITGSETVDSFLNEIISIIINDYVTPWYEMLTDDQEFTKHTIKRIVVMTSANVTNRIKIVDWIYLLSTKFPEELTTHLKLFKQSRVRLKQLQLLSAKEVANGSSKYSPKKQDDKRAHRRNKSDTDLSWTPDSQTSGKTKFYGSSENISSNNLKDIFFDLECAMENKQICRDIFCMDAEKEYALLCEISEAILYLVAPEETWKCHALKLIIIELLSAIVLKPIINMLSDPDNINRAIIRTCCRDSCLSSELFLLVIRTCADGEELDATLELVHKDIQKLHSKDSAGEWELQDRQKLSSLQYLVRIIQARRATLGPQEGSSNTTRAKVSDEVLRSLKFLRATAAWRSNAQYLLEIEMNEADVPQTSKAVIDNLRSSALELCDMYLAPNRQVQVMGVADTCHADLVRKITTEGEEFANNPLTCFDDVQKCVCNALEDDPTWQADFMLDPEQESSERNSSEFKKDPKVDGKKYGERCKRLMKTCINQLPKLFQKSKYKYESPTKSFTFPRSFTRRVPTNKNHTIPKCANGDVVLPVPGTRHNRSRSDIVGNFAQKMLSESVGSSNLSVANSSNLSLSHTEISGRAKNYLSPLSAYIIETALVQDKGRTFGIYAIAVTRASDNEVWHIYRRYSDFYELHSAIKDKWPELASLPFPAKKTFQNTSRSVLENRKRMLNSYLQSLTSISRDARYMALLSSDYLGGFLSPEIQTERHGNTIDALLVNSIKAGMRTLKSMPDQFANTVDGVMDGISKVFQGKSGENYYDAIKRDTNSEGQDDGDESVPLKLLEEVLGIRGLWLRRRLLAPVRTLIADRVNKKVLELVSSLTSPRNVVQYLKSFKQWLTSRNNGHTSSRDSATRARTRVAAKVALLAAASDDLRHIVGTDAARRGLLTVFDLFQTQEINRRLIFVLLEVSLCNLFPDNNIPELFKRLYSNSPRVSIPKKSL, from the exons ATGGCATATAGAATACTAGCTTGGTTCAGTCTTATATCTGTTATAACAATAGCCTTATTAGGGTTTGGTTTGTACTTAACTTTACTTACATTTATCATTTCGTTTATCGCTGG GATCCTcacaattttacatttgaacTTTGACacaagaaaaatattcacTTCTGATATTGATTGTTTGGATGATCCCTTGCAGGAAACAAACTTTTCTTTTCAGTCTCCCAAG atccTTCAACTGTTTGAAAATGAAGCACCACTGCCAAAGTTCGACAGTAGAATAACGGGTAGCGAAACTGTTGATTCATTCCTCAATGagattatatcaataataataaatgactaTGTCACACCTTGGTATGAAATGTTAACTGATGACCAAGAGTTCACAAAGCACACAATAAAACGGATAGTTGTAATGACAAGTGCAAATGTTACAAACCG aataaaaattgttgacTGGATCTATCTGCTGTCTACAAAGTTTCCAGAAGAATTAACAACACATTTGAAACTATTTAAACAGTCTCGAGTGAGATTGAAGCAGCTGCAATTATTGAGTGCCAAAGAAGTTGCCAATGGGTCATCTAAGTATAGTCCTAAGAAACAAGATGATAAGAGAGCACATAGGAGGAATAAGAGTGATACCGATTTATCATGGACACCAG ATTCACAAACATCTGGAAAGACGAAATTCTATGGCAGTTCTGAAAATATAAgtagcaataatttaaaagatatattttttgactTGGAATGTGCAATGGAGAATAAGCAAATATGCagagatatattttgtatggatGCAGAAAAGGAATatg CATTGTTATGCGAAATATCAGAGgctattttgtatttagtaGCACCAGAAGAAACCTGGAAATGTCAtgcattaaaattgataattatagaGCTTCTGTCGGCGATTGTTCTAAAgcctattataaatatgttaagtgACCCAGATAATATTAACAGAGCTATTATAAGAACT TGTTGCCGCGACTCATGCCTGTCCTCTGAATTATTTCTATTGGTGATCAGGACTTGTGCTGATGGAGAAGAATTGGATGCTACTCTGGAACTTGTGCATAAGGATATACAGAAACTT CATTCAAAAGACAGCGCCGGCGAATGGGAGTTACAGGATCGACAGAAATTATCCTCTCTACAATATCTAGTTAGAATTATACAGGCGAGGCGGGCTACACTTGGACCACAAGAAG GTTCATCCAATACAACCAGAGCAAAGGTATCAGATGAAGTATTGAGATCGTTAAAATTTCTGCGAGCGACCGCGGCGTGGAGATCTAACGCTCAGTATTTActtgaaattgaaatgaatgaaGCCG ACGTGCCGCAGACCTCGAAAGCGGTGATAGACAACCTGCGCTCGTCGGCGCTCGAGCTGTGCGACATGTACCTCGCGCCGAACCGGCAGGTGCAGGTGATGGGCGTGGCCGACACCTGCCACGCGGACCTGGTGCGCAAGATCACCACCGAGGGCGAGGAGTTCGCCAACAACCCGCTCACGTGCTTCGACGACGTGCAGAAGTGCGTGTGCAACGCGCTtgag GACGATCCCACGTGGCAAGCTGATTTTATGTTAGATCCCGAACAAGAGAGTTCCGAAAGAAATAGTAG tgAGTTCAAAAAAGACCCAAAAGTCGATGGCAAGAAATATGGAG AGAGATGCAAGAGACTAATGAAGACGTGTATCAATCAGTTGCCAAAACTGTTCCAAAAGtccaaatataaatacgaatCTCCCACAAAATCCTTCACTTTCCCCCGCTCCTTTACTCGAAGGGTTCCCACTAACAAGAACCATACTATCCCTAAATGTGCTAACg GTGATGTGGTATTGCCCGTACCTGGCACGAGGCATAACAGATCGCGGTCAGACATTGTAGGCAATTTTGCTCAGAAAATGCTCAGCGAGAGCGTAG GATCGTCAAATCTGTCTGTAGCAAATTCAAGCAATTTGTCTCTTTCCCACACTGAGATTAGTGGTAGAGCGAAAAACTATCTGTCTCCCTTATCGGCGTACATCATAGAAACAG cATTAGTGCAAGATAAGGGCAGAACGTTCGGAATCTACGCAATAGCTGTGACGAGAGCTTCCGATAACGAAGTTTGGCATATCTATAGGCGGTACAGTGATTTCTATGAACTGCATTCGGCCATTAAAGATAAG TGGCCCGAATTAGCAAGCCTGCCCTTTCCAGCCAAGAAGACGTTTCAGAACACGTCCCGTTCGGTATTGGAGAATCGCAAGCGCATGCTCAATAGCTACTTGCAGAGTTTAACCAGTATCTCGCGGGATGCCCGATACATGGCTTTGCTGTCCTCAGACTATTTGGGCGGGTTCTTGAGCCCTGAAATACAGACGGAGAGACATGGGAACACC ATCGATGCTCTCTTGGTAAATTCCATAAAGGCTGGTATGAGGACACTTAAGAGCATGCCAGATCAGTTTGCTAATACGGTCGATGGAGTTATGGACG GAATATCAAAAGTGTTTCAAGGCAAGAGCGGCGAGAATTATTATGACGCTATCAAGCGCGATACGAATTCTGAAGGACAAGAC GATGGAGATGAGAGTGTACCATTGAAATTGTTGGAAGAAGTGTTGGGCATCCGGGGGTTGTGGTTGAGGAGAAGGTTGCTGGCGCCCGTCAGGACTTTAATAGCTGATCGAGTTAATAA GAAAGTACTTGAGTTAGTTTCGTCGTTGACGTCGCCACGAAATGTTGTTCAATACTTGAAATCGTTTAA GCAATGGCTGACAAGTCGTAATAATGGCCACACATCTAGCAGAGATTCGGCGACGAGAGCTCGTACGCGAGTCGCTGCTAAGGTTGCACTCCTAGCGGCTGCTTCTG ATGATCTCAGACACATTGTGGGCACGGACGCGGCGCGGCGGGGCCTTCTCACCGTTTTCGATCTGTTTCAAACGCAAGAGATCAATAGGCGACTTATATTTGTCTTACTTGAAG tatCGCTGTGCAACTTATTCCCCGACAATAATATCCCAGAATTGTTTAAAAGGTTATATTCTAACTCACCGAGAGTGTCCATACCGAAGAAATCTTTATAA
- the LOC119835046 gene encoding sorting nexin-13-like isoform X1 produces MAYRILAWFSLISVITIALLGFGLYLTLLTFIISFIAGILTILHLNFDTRKIFTSDIDCLDDPLQETNFSFQSPKILQLFENEAPLPKFDSRITGSETVDSFLNEIISIIINDYVTPWYEMLTDDQEFTKHTIKRIVVMTSANVTNRIKIVDWIYLLSTKFPEELTTHLKLFKQSRVRLKQLQLLSAKEVANGSSKYSPKKQDDKRAHRRNKSDTDLSWTPDSQTSGKTKFYGSSENISSNNLKDIFFDLECAMENKQICRDIFCMDAEKEYALLCEISEAILYLVAPEETWKCHALKLIIIELLSAIVLKPIINMLSDPDNINRAIIRTCCRDSCLSSELFLLVIRTCADGEELDATLELVHKDIQKLHSKDSAGEWELQDRQKLSSLQYLVRIIQARRATLGPQEGWGSSNTTRAKVSDEVLRSLKFLRATAAWRSNAQYLLEIEMNEADVPQTSKAVIDNLRSSALELCDMYLAPNRQVQVMGVADTCHADLVRKITTEGEEFANNPLTCFDDVQKCVCNALEDDPTWQADFMLDPEQESSERNSSEFKKDPKVDGKKYGGDVVLPVPGTRHNRSRSDIVGNFAQKMLSESVGSSNLSVANSSNLSLSHTEISGRAKNYLSPLSAYIIETALVQDKGRTFGIYAIAVTRASDNEVWHIYRRYSDFYELHSAIKDKWPELASLPFPAKKTFQNTSRSVLENRKRMLNSYLQSLTSISRDARYMALLSSDYLGGFLSPEIQTERHGNTIDALLVNSIKAGMRTLKSMPDQFANTVDGVMDGISKVFQGKSGENYYDAIKRDTNSEGQDDGDESVPLKLLEEVLGIRGLWLRRRLLAPVRTLIADRVNK; encoded by the exons ATGGCATATAGAATACTAGCTTGGTTCAGTCTTATATCTGTTATAACAATAGCCTTATTAGGGTTTGGTTTGTACTTAACTTTACTTACATTTATCATTTCGTTTATCGCTGG GATCCTcacaattttacatttgaacTTTGACacaagaaaaatattcacTTCTGATATTGATTGTTTGGATGATCCCTTGCAGGAAACAAACTTTTCTTTTCAGTCTCCCAAG atccTTCAACTGTTTGAAAATGAAGCACCACTGCCAAAGTTCGACAGTAGAATAACGGGTAGCGAAACTGTTGATTCATTCCTCAATGagattatatcaataataataaatgactaTGTCACACCTTGGTATGAAATGTTAACTGATGACCAAGAGTTCACAAAGCACACAATAAAACGGATAGTTGTAATGACAAGTGCAAATGTTACAAACCG aataaaaattgttgacTGGATCTATCTGCTGTCTACAAAGTTTCCAGAAGAATTAACAACACATTTGAAACTATTTAAACAGTCTCGAGTGAGATTGAAGCAGCTGCAATTATTGAGTGCCAAAGAAGTTGCCAATGGGTCATCTAAGTATAGTCCTAAGAAACAAGATGATAAGAGAGCACATAGGAGGAATAAGAGTGATACCGATTTATCATGGACACCAG ATTCACAAACATCTGGAAAGACGAAATTCTATGGCAGTTCTGAAAATATAAgtagcaataatttaaaagatatattttttgactTGGAATGTGCAATGGAGAATAAGCAAATATGCagagatatattttgtatggatGCAGAAAAGGAATatg CATTGTTATGCGAAATATCAGAGgctattttgtatttagtaGCACCAGAAGAAACCTGGAAATGTCAtgcattaaaattgataattatagaGCTTCTGTCGGCGATTGTTCTAAAgcctattataaatatgttaagtgACCCAGATAATATTAACAGAGCTATTATAAGAACT TGTTGCCGCGACTCATGCCTGTCCTCTGAATTATTTCTATTGGTGATCAGGACTTGTGCTGATGGAGAAGAATTGGATGCTACTCTGGAACTTGTGCATAAGGATATACAGAAACTT CATTCAAAAGACAGCGCCGGCGAATGGGAGTTACAGGATCGACAGAAATTATCCTCTCTACAATATCTAGTTAGAATTATACAGGCGAGGCGGGCTACACTTGGACCACAAGAAGGTTGGG GTTCATCCAATACAACCAGAGCAAAGGTATCAGATGAAGTATTGAGATCGTTAAAATTTCTGCGAGCGACCGCGGCGTGGAGATCTAACGCTCAGTATTTActtgaaattgaaatgaatgaaGCCG ACGTGCCGCAGACCTCGAAAGCGGTGATAGACAACCTGCGCTCGTCGGCGCTCGAGCTGTGCGACATGTACCTCGCGCCGAACCGGCAGGTGCAGGTGATGGGCGTGGCCGACACCTGCCACGCGGACCTGGTGCGCAAGATCACCACCGAGGGCGAGGAGTTCGCCAACAACCCGCTCACGTGCTTCGACGACGTGCAGAAGTGCGTGTGCAACGCGCTtgag GACGATCCCACGTGGCAAGCTGATTTTATGTTAGATCCCGAACAAGAGAGTTCCGAAAGAAATAGTAG tgAGTTCAAAAAAGACCCAAAAGTCGATGGCAAGAAATATGGAG GTGATGTGGTATTGCCCGTACCTGGCACGAGGCATAACAGATCGCGGTCAGACATTGTAGGCAATTTTGCTCAGAAAATGCTCAGCGAGAGCGTAG GATCGTCAAATCTGTCTGTAGCAAATTCAAGCAATTTGTCTCTTTCCCACACTGAGATTAGTGGTAGAGCGAAAAACTATCTGTCTCCCTTATCGGCGTACATCATAGAAACAG cATTAGTGCAAGATAAGGGCAGAACGTTCGGAATCTACGCAATAGCTGTGACGAGAGCTTCCGATAACGAAGTTTGGCATATCTATAGGCGGTACAGTGATTTCTATGAACTGCATTCGGCCATTAAAGATAAG TGGCCCGAATTAGCAAGCCTGCCCTTTCCAGCCAAGAAGACGTTTCAGAACACGTCCCGTTCGGTATTGGAGAATCGCAAGCGCATGCTCAATAGCTACTTGCAGAGTTTAACCAGTATCTCGCGGGATGCCCGATACATGGCTTTGCTGTCCTCAGACTATTTGGGCGGGTTCTTGAGCCCTGAAATACAGACGGAGAGACATGGGAACACC ATCGATGCTCTCTTGGTAAATTCCATAAAGGCTGGTATGAGGACACTTAAGAGCATGCCAGATCAGTTTGCTAATACGGTCGATGGAGTTATGGACG GAATATCAAAAGTGTTTCAAGGCAAGAGCGGCGAGAATTATTATGACGCTATCAAGCGCGATACGAATTCTGAAGGACAAGAC GATGGAGATGAGAGTGTACCATTGAAATTGTTGGAAGAAGTGTTGGGCATCCGGGGGTTGTGGTTGAGGAGAAGGTTGCTGGCGCCCGTCAGGACTTTAATAGCTGATCGAGTTAATAAGTGA
- the LOC119835046 gene encoding sorting nexin-13-like isoform X2 encodes MAYRILAWFSLISVITIALLGFGLYLTLLTFIISFIAGILTILHLNFDTRKIFTSDIDCLDDPLQETNFSFQSPKILQLFENEAPLPKFDSRITGSETVDSFLNEIISIIINDYVTPWYEMLTDDQEFTKHTIKRIVVMTSANVTNRIKIVDWIYLLSTKFPEELTTHLKLFKQSRVRLKQLQLLSAKEVANGSSKYSPKKQDDKRAHRRNKSDTDLSWTPDSQTSGKTKFYGSSENISSNNLKDIFFDLECAMENKQICRDIFCMDAEKEYALLCEISEAILYLVAPEETWKCHALKLIIIELLSAIVLKPIINMLSDPDNINRAIIRTCCRDSCLSSELFLLVIRTCADGEELDATLELVHKDIQKLHSKDSAGEWELQDRQKLSSLQYLVRIIQARRATLGPQEGSSNTTRAKVSDEVLRSLKFLRATAAWRSNAQYLLEIEMNEADVPQTSKAVIDNLRSSALELCDMYLAPNRQVQVMGVADTCHADLVRKITTEGEEFANNPLTCFDDVQKCVCNALEDDPTWQADFMLDPEQESSERNSSEFKKDPKVDGKKYGGDVVLPVPGTRHNRSRSDIVGNFAQKMLSESVGSSNLSVANSSNLSLSHTEISGRAKNYLSPLSAYIIETALVQDKGRTFGIYAIAVTRASDNEVWHIYRRYSDFYELHSAIKDKWPELASLPFPAKKTFQNTSRSVLENRKRMLNSYLQSLTSISRDARYMALLSSDYLGGFLSPEIQTERHGNTIDALLVNSIKAGMRTLKSMPDQFANTVDGVMDGISKVFQGKSGENYYDAIKRDTNSEGQDDGDESVPLKLLEEVLGIRGLWLRRRLLAPVRTLIADRVNK; translated from the exons ATGGCATATAGAATACTAGCTTGGTTCAGTCTTATATCTGTTATAACAATAGCCTTATTAGGGTTTGGTTTGTACTTAACTTTACTTACATTTATCATTTCGTTTATCGCTGG GATCCTcacaattttacatttgaacTTTGACacaagaaaaatattcacTTCTGATATTGATTGTTTGGATGATCCCTTGCAGGAAACAAACTTTTCTTTTCAGTCTCCCAAG atccTTCAACTGTTTGAAAATGAAGCACCACTGCCAAAGTTCGACAGTAGAATAACGGGTAGCGAAACTGTTGATTCATTCCTCAATGagattatatcaataataataaatgactaTGTCACACCTTGGTATGAAATGTTAACTGATGACCAAGAGTTCACAAAGCACACAATAAAACGGATAGTTGTAATGACAAGTGCAAATGTTACAAACCG aataaaaattgttgacTGGATCTATCTGCTGTCTACAAAGTTTCCAGAAGAATTAACAACACATTTGAAACTATTTAAACAGTCTCGAGTGAGATTGAAGCAGCTGCAATTATTGAGTGCCAAAGAAGTTGCCAATGGGTCATCTAAGTATAGTCCTAAGAAACAAGATGATAAGAGAGCACATAGGAGGAATAAGAGTGATACCGATTTATCATGGACACCAG ATTCACAAACATCTGGAAAGACGAAATTCTATGGCAGTTCTGAAAATATAAgtagcaataatttaaaagatatattttttgactTGGAATGTGCAATGGAGAATAAGCAAATATGCagagatatattttgtatggatGCAGAAAAGGAATatg CATTGTTATGCGAAATATCAGAGgctattttgtatttagtaGCACCAGAAGAAACCTGGAAATGTCAtgcattaaaattgataattatagaGCTTCTGTCGGCGATTGTTCTAAAgcctattataaatatgttaagtgACCCAGATAATATTAACAGAGCTATTATAAGAACT TGTTGCCGCGACTCATGCCTGTCCTCTGAATTATTTCTATTGGTGATCAGGACTTGTGCTGATGGAGAAGAATTGGATGCTACTCTGGAACTTGTGCATAAGGATATACAGAAACTT CATTCAAAAGACAGCGCCGGCGAATGGGAGTTACAGGATCGACAGAAATTATCCTCTCTACAATATCTAGTTAGAATTATACAGGCGAGGCGGGCTACACTTGGACCACAAGAAG GTTCATCCAATACAACCAGAGCAAAGGTATCAGATGAAGTATTGAGATCGTTAAAATTTCTGCGAGCGACCGCGGCGTGGAGATCTAACGCTCAGTATTTActtgaaattgaaatgaatgaaGCCG ACGTGCCGCAGACCTCGAAAGCGGTGATAGACAACCTGCGCTCGTCGGCGCTCGAGCTGTGCGACATGTACCTCGCGCCGAACCGGCAGGTGCAGGTGATGGGCGTGGCCGACACCTGCCACGCGGACCTGGTGCGCAAGATCACCACCGAGGGCGAGGAGTTCGCCAACAACCCGCTCACGTGCTTCGACGACGTGCAGAAGTGCGTGTGCAACGCGCTtgag GACGATCCCACGTGGCAAGCTGATTTTATGTTAGATCCCGAACAAGAGAGTTCCGAAAGAAATAGTAG tgAGTTCAAAAAAGACCCAAAAGTCGATGGCAAGAAATATGGAG GTGATGTGGTATTGCCCGTACCTGGCACGAGGCATAACAGATCGCGGTCAGACATTGTAGGCAATTTTGCTCAGAAAATGCTCAGCGAGAGCGTAG GATCGTCAAATCTGTCTGTAGCAAATTCAAGCAATTTGTCTCTTTCCCACACTGAGATTAGTGGTAGAGCGAAAAACTATCTGTCTCCCTTATCGGCGTACATCATAGAAACAG cATTAGTGCAAGATAAGGGCAGAACGTTCGGAATCTACGCAATAGCTGTGACGAGAGCTTCCGATAACGAAGTTTGGCATATCTATAGGCGGTACAGTGATTTCTATGAACTGCATTCGGCCATTAAAGATAAG TGGCCCGAATTAGCAAGCCTGCCCTTTCCAGCCAAGAAGACGTTTCAGAACACGTCCCGTTCGGTATTGGAGAATCGCAAGCGCATGCTCAATAGCTACTTGCAGAGTTTAACCAGTATCTCGCGGGATGCCCGATACATGGCTTTGCTGTCCTCAGACTATTTGGGCGGGTTCTTGAGCCCTGAAATACAGACGGAGAGACATGGGAACACC ATCGATGCTCTCTTGGTAAATTCCATAAAGGCTGGTATGAGGACACTTAAGAGCATGCCAGATCAGTTTGCTAATACGGTCGATGGAGTTATGGACG GAATATCAAAAGTGTTTCAAGGCAAGAGCGGCGAGAATTATTATGACGCTATCAAGCGCGATACGAATTCTGAAGGACAAGAC GATGGAGATGAGAGTGTACCATTGAAATTGTTGGAAGAAGTGTTGGGCATCCGGGGGTTGTGGTTGAGGAGAAGGTTGCTGGCGCCCGTCAGGACTTTAATAGCTGATCGAGTTAATAAGTGA